In Corylus avellana chromosome ca8, CavTom2PMs-1.0, the genomic stretch GCATCAAgttatgaattttaaaaacagGGTATGCCACTAAATATGAATTGGAATAACTTGGCAACAAAACTCCATCTGCctgaaatatatatttatacctGGGTTCCTGCAAGCTTGTTATCCCAACTAAACCAGGTTGGACTTCCAAATTGAGCAAACGCTTTTCCATTATCCTGGGCCACATACTGAAGGTATGATTTATCCCCTGTAGCATGATAGAGCCAGCTAGCAGCCCATAAGAGCTCATCTCCAAATCCTGTTGAATTGTAGTAGGTCTGGACTTCAGGGATGCTAAGACTATAAGAAACTCTGTATGTGTCAGCAAAAGTAAACAATTTTTGGGCATGCTTAAGGAGTGTTGTTGAATATGAAGGGTCAACTTTCTTAAACACCAGAGATGCTGAAGCCATAGCTGCTGCAGTCTCAGCTGCAACCTCTGTTCCTGGAGCAGATGTGTTGATCTGCGTGAGTGGCCTCTTCTCAGTCATAACTTCAGGCCTCTCCCAACAACTATGATCCGCTTTAGCATCACCCACCTGCACCaaattaaaagtgaaaagagAAACACATGTCAGAAACTTGATTACTCATGACAAATGGAACAATATTCAAGCACTGCTTTATTTTCCCATGGGAGTCAAAAGATGCGTCCCTAATTCAAACCCCAACTTCTTTTCACAAAACAAATGAACAAATCAAATAGACATTTTAAAATAGAGTGGTTTGATCTCATCCCATGGCCTTGACAACGCAACCAACAATTCCGGGGCATAAGAAAATAAACCGCAAAAAATTCTTCAGCTATCCGTTTCCTATGCCAAATTCATGCAATTATAGTTTACttacatgaaatttttttgtttttcacgaTACTCATGGAAAATTTTGAACAATTGGTATAAAAATTAGTGCAAAGAATGGACAGACACATCCACCAAGACACACTGCTATACGAGAATTGGACTATTTCTAGTAGAAGGCAAGAATAACCTGAATGTAGAGAACATTATCGGACGGATGAGCATTGATAAGGTAGTCAGTGATCCACTTGAGCGAGTCTTTAGCTGGTTCCAACTGACTCACTGTTTCCATCTGATCTCCATACTCAAGGATGGCCCAGGACAACACTGTGGCAGTAAAAGCCATCGGAAAACCAAACTTCATGTGATCCCCGGCATCGTACATTCCTTTCGACAGATCCAACTTCGCTTCTCTTCCATCTCTCAGAGCCGAATCCCCTCTCCAAGATATCGGGTTATCTACCAACTTACCAGCTACAATAACAAAGCAGCATAGCCACCTCAAATTAACAGAAAATGCCAACAAcaaaaacagagacaaaaatcTAATGGTGTAGTAATTGGCAGTATATCCTATTATTCACCATTTCCATTTTCAAGCTGTGAAATTTACCAGTTGGGTTTTCATATTTCAAACAACAGAAACACAAATGATAGTAACTAAATCCAAAGCTCATGTCACTTTTCAGATCCTCATGCAATTATATAATTTATCGCCTTAGGCCTAAATCTATCGAGCCGGCATTGAGAGTGATGGTACAAAGCATAATGACAGTGAAATTGAATGCATTGAAACGCACAACACCACATTGCATAAAAATtcatggaaaaagagaaaagtacTAACATTTTTGTACGTCGAAGAATTGCATAGAAACTTTGAGAGCGTCGGAATACTTCTTGACAGTGGCGCCGGGAGGACCAGGCACGGGAGGCGCCTTGTCGGAGTGACTCGTTTTCTTCTTAATTGTGACCACTACCGCAGCAACAACGACAGCCAAAATCACCAGAACCAAAAACCACCCACACCACCCTTTGGAACTCCCCGATTTCTCTCCCATTTTCACAACGATCCACTTTGAAGGCCTAGATCTGACTCAAACCCAAACACATTGTGCGGGAAATGTGGTTAATAACAGGCTTGTTTAAGCTTCAAAACAAGGGAAACTAAGCCTAGTTAAGAAAAGGAGAGTTGGATGGATCTGGGCCAAACCGACAAAGATTGGTCCCCGACCTGAGCAAAGatttttctttaactttttttttttttttttttttttgttaatatggtTCTTTGGAACACCGACAAAGGCAATCACTAGGGTTAAATCAGTTTTTTATTATGTTGAGGTTTTGAACGATGGAAATGCCCCTGCACTGCTGTGATTCGTGATTAGCGAAATCCCAAGTGACTTGGACCGTTGAACTGGCCACCGACAGGAGGGTGAATGACACAGACCGTTGATCTTAAACCCCGCGATTTTCTcgcacaaaacaaaaaaaaaaacatgagttGCCGTGTTTTTTAAACCTTGACAAATGACAACGaaccttcattttcttctccttaaAATGACCTAATAACAAATAGTTTGGTAAAATTGCaatatgaattttaaatttgtagtttaactttttaaattatgaaattttttgaagagaaattattttttttcctcctaaatGGTCTTCCCAATAACTTGtctcttttttaaaatgcactttttatttttaatttaaaaacgtaaatttttatacatttcAAATTGTTAAGGGTGGTGGTGTAATGGCCCAAGAAAATTCTTAAGTGGAAATGTAAGTACTATGGTGTGAATTCGAATTTCTGCAATAGAAAATTTACATGTCTGATTAGTATAAACCACCTTAGTTCCCATTGATGCCTTGTGATGCCCTGGCAGGATGGGCGGTTAAGCTATGACTCGGCTAGACTTGAAGGTACGCCTGCGATTTCTGCCGTCTAGGTCCCTCTTGAGCAATTTTCTACGAATTTGTCCTATTATGGTCACATCCAGGTAAAATAGTTACAATTGGTCTTTCCCTTCAAcctattttgaattaaaaaaaaaaaagaaaaaaagaaaaaaaagcatactttctaaaattttgttaaaaatacacttttgaccTTGTGCCAGGCAAACACTTTCTTTATTGATTGGACTAAACGAACGTACATTGATATTTCTATGTTGTGAGTCTATCTATCTATTTAGGAAAATCCCAAAAACACCTTCTTCTCAAgaaacttcatatatatatatatattttttttaaaaaaaattatagtttcaatggttaaaagttaaaacttaATACAATATTgtagtaatttaaaaataaaataaaatttaaattctgaaaagaattattttttattaaacaatcaACGACATGTCAACaaccttttataaaaaataaaataaaataaaaacgacATGGTAACAAATATGGAGCCTCATTAGTCAATTTCATTGACTCCTTTCTACTTGTCCTTGGTGGGCTGAGGTCAAATCATGGGTCAACCTATCTTAAGGGCTTTGACCAAGTGCATCAAAAGTTCTTCGAAGGCTTTCCGGATCGGAATCCAGGCCCAATTTCATTCTCAATTTCAATGCACAAGGCTTTTCGAAAGTGGCTGAAAATAAAAACGGACTTGAAGGATGAACGGCAAAAGCAAGCAAAACTAGTTGAGCATCACAATTGGACTTGAATGCCAAGAATGATcttgaaaaatcaaaacccacaaATTAGCCCAAGGACCATGGCCGAAAACATTGGTGagtagaaggagaaaaaaaagaatttaaaaaaaaaaaaaaaaaaggggcggGGGgttggaaaacttcacttatctcATTAAACTCCTTTCTAGGGTCCGTTTAATAAACGGTTTTGGCATGATTTCGGCACAACACTATTTAtctcacttcatttttttcaatattatcttactttttatatcacataaatcactttttattactattcaaataaaaaaatcactacaaaacaaaatttcttcataccaaacattcttactctttcactttttcaaaaaaaaaaaaaaaaaattcttactttttttttttcacatcaatcaatttttgctataaAACCGAAACGAAATCGTTTACCAAATTGTTTGGGTTTTTCGTTAACTTAAGTGGCTAATAAGTTACACCCAtgcaaaatttataaaaatatagttttactcttaattaaaaaaaaaaaaatagaagaacaaaaaaaaactaaaaagaagggcaaaatttcaaaattttataaacagGGTTAAAATGTTGAACATCCACATtgtaattttgaatattttgaagGGCGACATTTCAAAACTCATTTAATAgtagggttaaaaaaaaaaaaaaaattgtgactaGGGAGCCCAAAAGGTCCTTCTTCTTGGTAGacccaaataaaacaaaaaacccaattcACAAAATGGTCTGTGAGTGACTGAGTCGGAACACGCGCCACTTTGGAGACACACACCAATCTCCAACTGACATATTAACCCACTCggccaaaatatatatataaaacctaaaaatagaGCTGAGGCGAGTCTTAATTagactctctctttctcgccgGCGCAAACTTTCCGGCCCTATTTCCGATCAGGTACTCCATCGTCATTATTGTTTCTGTTTACTGTAATTGTCATATTATTATCGTCTTCATTTTATATTCTTGTGTACATGCAGCGATTTCGTGCATTTCTTATGTTTGAATACATTCATTCAAATCGAATTGTTGCCTCAGAAAATGCTTTCATTTTTGAAGCTTGAGCGATTAATAGATTAAGCGTGATTGTGGTAGCACTGTTGTTCTTTTTGTTGTCTGTTTTAGGGTTTGAAAAGTACTAAATCTGAGGCTACGTTTGGTTCTTAAGAAATCAATGAGTCCAAAGAAAGAGGAAACGTAGGAAAAATAAAGCTGCTTATGATGGAAAGGTGTTTCCTTTCCCTCAAAAATTTCCTGAGAACCAAACAGAGGTTTTGTGAATTGTGTGTGTCAAGCTGTGTACATTTTTATTAGACTGAAATTGGTCAACCACTGTCCAAACAGAGAGCAATTTAACGTAATAAGCCTAAACATTGTACATCTTTTCTTGTTAATACTCGTATTTAGTGAGAAAGCTTAATGTAGTCGGACAAGGGAGATATGTGGAATCAAGGGTTAGAAGGAAGTTGGCAAAACAAAAGGGACACAATATGATGGAAAGAAAAGGCAGTAGTTTTTTTAATCACAAATGAATTTTATGTACTTCTTATCATTCTTAGGAAACTTTTCTACTCACACCCCATACCACAAAACATGTACAGATATTTATAGTTATATGAATATTAGTATCGGATAATATGTTTGGTGTGTCTGCAAAAGGAAGTAGAAGAAGGTGGGAATTGTTATTTTTGGAGCTGATAGTTATGTAAACTTTTGCATTTGAAAGTGCGAAGGCTGTGTACAAATGATTGTGGGtctcctttcttcttcaaattgtTAATTTATTGTGATTGGTTATGTAAGTCCTAATATTTTCTGCTCTAACTCAAGTGATTTTGTTTCACATCTGAATTGAATTGGCTAGAATTCTTAGTGTTAAGTCACACCCCCAACCTGGAACTGTTGTCTGTTATCATACCTTTATCCCTTTGAAATTAATGGGAATTGGAATTGCTGTTGCCCTTCGAGAAAACAACTATTTTTCATGATAGGACCGGACCATTGAGGAAGCACCTGTACCTACAGGACAGCTCATTGTATAAGGAACGGAATTAATTGAAGATATTACTATATTCTAACATGCATGCATAATTATCTCTCTCACTTGGGGTCTATGAATCACAAGTATGTCAGTTTCACTTATGCTTTATATAGACTAAGAACTATCAATTTTTAgggtgactttttttttttgactggtAATATTCAGTAGACCAGCACATTTTCCTTGTGGTTGACCAATACTATTTGTTACTTTTGCACCTTATAATGTCCATCTTGTGATGTtatgaaaatgattttgatCCCTGCTTATTTTCAGGATCACCAATTTGTCATCATCTCTTATGTACGTGTTGGTTTTTCTTGCATTTGATACTATTATAATTCCACCATTTTCAAGTCATATGGTGCAAAGTAGAGAATAGCTATTTTTAGAAAACTTTACAGTCCTGTATGTTTTATAAATCTTGGTTTCACCTTGCTACTGATTAATAACATATGGTTATGTAATGCTATCTAACAGAGGAGCACAACCCGCTGTCCTATGCATGCAACAGGGAGAATCGTTTGGGTCAAAAATTAACTCAAGGTAATGATTGAAAATTATTAGgattgtttttcttgctgcatTGATGAGACTATTTATCGGTCAAATGCATCATACTCATGCCCTATTATTGAACACAAATCTGCTGAGAAATGTTTTGCTAAGCAGTATGTGGTATATGATTTCCCTCCATGAGGCCCTAGTTATAATGGTATTAATTTCATAAGCCATAACTTAATTTAAATATCTATTTTGGTGTTGAAAAGCTTGGCTTCTtagcaagattttttttttttttttttttttttttctgaattattGTGCTAATTGGCATATTGTTCACATGTTTTGTAGATGGACAGTGAAGCCGGTCATCAACCAAAGCAGGAACGTTCAAGGACAAGGTGGACAGCACCCCTTGATAAAATATTTGCGGACTTGGTTGTTAAGCAAATTCAATTAGGGAACAGACCAAACAATGTGTTTGACAAGAAAACATGGAATCTCATTCGTGAGGAATTTAATAAGCAAACAGATCTCAACTTCAATAACAATCAATTGAGGAAGCACCTGGATGTTCTGCGAACTCGCTTCTATAATCTGAAGTCAGCTTTTGATCAAAATAACGAATTTGCTTTGGATGATTCTTGCTGCATTGGGTTTGACCTATGGGAAGATATTGGGGtacatttcttttcttcaggAAGTTTACTTCCATGAATATCTTATTTTGAGTTTCTGATAGATTTAACGTGTAGGCACAGCCTAGGCCTGAAATGATCAAAGTCAAGGACTGCCCTATATATGAGCAGCTATGTGCAATCTTCACAGATTCAGTGGCTGAAGGGAAATATGCACAATCCAGTCACTATGAAGAGTTGGACAGGTCTGTTGGAATAGATACTGCAGGACTAATTTCATGTCATGATGGTGGAACCCCACGTTCTGCAAATGCATCATCATTGAGGTCTATGCAAGGAAACATGACATCAGCAGAAAAAGTAACGAAGAATATTgcagagagaaaaaggaaaggtcCATCTGACACACATTCTTCTTTGGGTGGAAGCAGAAGGGATCAAGAAATATATGATACTATGGCAGAAACCATGTTTGAAATGGTTGCTACTTTGAAATCCAGGGCAGTTGCAATAACGCCAAGTGATGACAAATTTACTATCACTAATTGCATTAGAGCACTGGATGAAATACAGGATATTGATGACAGGCTCTACTTTGCTGCTCTGGATCTCTTTGAGGACGCTAGTTTAAGGGAGATATTCATATCTCTAAAAGGCAACAAGATCCGGCTGACATGGTTGCAGGGGAAGTGTGGTAAACCAACCAACAGTTGAGAGTTAAGGGACCTCATGACTTTTTAGCTAATTTGGGAATGTAAATGTCATCTTTACTACTATAGTTTTGCTCGAGTGAACTAGATTGTTCATAATATATGTCTTCCTTTTTTAGGTGGAAATAGTTTGTTTATAAATACTGCATCTCATCTTTACTGCTGTAGTTCATGATTTATTGATGGGATTAACCGTGTGCAAGCCTTCTGTAACCTGTGTGTAAAGCATTGCTTTCAGATTAATCCACACTTCAATTCTAGAAGATTGGGGGAAATTTTCAGTTATTTTTGTACTTGATGCAATCTTGACCATTTTCATTTATctcagtgatttttttttttttttaactttagcAAAAGCCAAACTCCCAAAAAACAAGAGATGTAGGCATCCTTGCATTTGTCAATAACATCTTGTGTGTCGAAAAAATTGGTGAGTGCCGAGTCCACTTAAAAGCATCACATTCTTGGATCGTTTTATTGataaattaaccaaattagaagaaaaaaaaacagagggtttttttttttttggggtcacCCAATTATTCTTGACCAAATCACAACAAACATACGTAAAAGAATAAGATAGATAGTTGTATCAATAATCAAATTATACATAAGATGAAGTCATGAAAAAACACTAGACACTAGACAGAATGCAGAAGACGTGTATGCAAACAAAAGTAGTGAGATGCTGATTTCTTCCAATTCCTCTCCAGCAATGAGTTAATTAGGCAATGAGTTGGCATCAAAATCACCGCCACTTCTTGGGGTTCAGTCATCATCTTTGAATTCTCTGTTCAAAACAAACATACACTCATCAATAAGATGCACATAATTGCCACTTTGTGAATAGTCTACTATATAAACCCATAATTGTTTCTCCCAACAACATAATCCCAATATAGAAACCCAAACTTTTCAACTATTTTGCTTATTTGCTAAGCAGCGTCGAGTACTGATTGTCGTAATATGGTATTAATCTAAACACAGGTAATAAACTCAGTTACAATAATCAACTTGAATAGATGAAGAGCTGGTGTGGTTGGGTGATGAAAGAGACGAGCTGGCCAATGGCCACCAGTGTGATGGGTGTGCAGGGAAGAAGTTTGACGAAATGTCTGAATGAACAATCAGAagaatattttagaaaatttgtttCTCGCCGTGTCACTCCAGAGCAGAATTTCTGTATCATTTATAATAGTTTTTGAGATTACAAAAGTTCAAATCATTttgaattttctgtttttgttgttattattctcTCTTGGTTTCTGAATTATCTGCTGCATTTGAATTTGAGTCACTATGTAAAATCTAGCAACATACAACTTGATCGTCAACAGAATCCTAATGTATCAGATTTCGAGCTTGCTAAGCTCATGTGTTATCAGAAGAGTTATAGTGTGATGGAACATTTAGGTTAGTTCATTTCCTTGTTTCAATCAAAGATGGTGATGATTCTATGTTAATCAAAAGTATCTTACCACCTATACTATTTCTCATGTTCCATATTTTTGTTGCACAGGGGAAAAAACCATGATATCTTATTATACAACTCCATACCTTCGATCAAGGTATCGAGGTTGTATGCCACTGCCTTGACATGTGGTGCATGTCAATGAACCCGCACCTTCACAATTGATGCATCGAGAGACTTCCTTCTCATTCCCACCAAGCTCTACTGTCACCGTTCCAGTTCCCATGCAAAATCTGCATTTCTCTGGTGAAGAGTACCCATTTTTCTTATGAGAGGAAAGATTTGAAACAGCCAATTGGGTTTTCCGGAAACTCACTATTTATATATCTATAATTTGGACACAATTTTCCGGAAATTCCTCCAAATCAGTCAATTGGGTTCCATCAAGATTAGATGAAAAAGGCAAATATGGAAAATTCACAAAATTGAGACTAAGTCACGATTACTTACGTGCCCCGGTGCCAGTGCAGGGAAAGCAGGGCTGAGTGTTATCTCGCTTTGCCTGCAGCAACAGAAATAACACTCAATTTcacaaagtaaaacaaaatgGGATTAGAAATTAGGAGAAAGGGTAAAAAAACAGTTACAGCATTATCAATTTGGGTTTCATAGAAGACCGGAATGCCAATCCCAACCGCAACGCTCACAAGCCCCACTGATATTGCCACTACCTGCAAACGCTATCTCCAAGTCACTCCCCTCTCACATGAAGTGTAACATCGATCAATATTATGACAAAAAGATGAAGTGGGGTGGAGAAAGAACCGTGTTTTGATCAAGATCAAGAGCTCGAATGCATGGATAAGACGCCGGCGACCGTTGATTTCTCGTGGGTCTGTAGGAGAGAAAAGAAATGGTTGGAGGAGAGAGCTTGAGAGGGCAACAAAGAAAGGGGGAGTGGAAGCGAGGGAGCGAAGGTGCTACTGACATTTCTCAGAGTAATCCAATTTTCTTGGGGTCTCCAACACATACACAAGAGTGAGAAAGACTGTTGCTCAACACTAGAAGCAGTGTTGAGCTGAAGCACGAAAGCGCTAATGGATTTGGATATGTGGGGTGGCTTCAGACATCAACCACCAGACAGTTGGAAGCCACGTGTATTCACAAACGGCAAAATGTGCTTCCACGTGTCTATGGCTGTATGTACGTGCAATATCGGTGAATGTGGGCTAAAATTAAAGCAGCCCAGGCCTCAAGTGTGGAGCCCATTTCCCTACCTATCTAGCAGGGACAGTGGGGGTTTCTGAATTGAAACGCTTGACCCAGAACCAGCCCAATACCTTGACCCCTATTGCCACCAGGCCTACTAGGCTACTACCTTGTCATAATTTTGGGTCTTAACCTACGATCCTTCATCCTAGGACAATTTCTTGGAATTGCAATCCTCATATCCAAACGAACGGTTTGGATCTTGCCATGGGATATGGAATAGATGATGCAAAAAAAGACTATAGCATATGCGCtgttcaaatttaattctaTATATTTCATGAGATAG encodes the following:
- the LOC132190069 gene encoding protein SPA, chloroplastic yields the protein MSVAPSLPRFHSPFLCCPLKLSPPTISFLSYRPTRNQRSPASYPCIRALDLDQNTVVAISVGLVSVAVGIGIPVFYETQIDNAAKRDNTQPCFPCTGTGAQKCRFCMGTGTVTVELGGNEKEVSRCINCEGAGSLTCTTCQGSGIQPRYLDRREFKDDD
- the LOC132189917 gene encoding L10-interacting MYB domain-containing protein-like isoform X1, whose translation is MDSEAGHQPKQERSRTRWTAPLDKIFADLVVKQIQLGNRPNNVFDKKTWNLIREEFNKQTDLNFNNNQLRKHLDVLRTRFYNLKSAFDQNNEFALDDSCCIGFDLWEDIGAQPRPEMIKVKDCPIYEQLCAIFTDSVAEGKYAQSSHYEELDRSVGIDTAGLISCHDGGTPRSANASSLRSMQGNMTSAEKVTKNIAERKRKGPSDTHSSLGGSRRDQEIYDTMAETMFEMVATLKSRAVAITPSDDKFTITNCIRALDEIQDIDDRLYFAALDLFEDASLREIFISLKGNKIRLTWLQGKCGKPTNS
- the LOC132189917 gene encoding L10-interacting MYB domain-containing protein-like isoform X2, whose amino-acid sequence is MDSEAGHQPKQERSRTRWTAPLDKIFADLVVKQIQLGNRPNNVFDKKTWNLIREEFNKQTDLNFNNNQLRKHLDVLRTRFYNLKSAFDQNNEFALDDSCCIGFDLWEDIGPRPEMIKVKDCPIYEQLCAIFTDSVAEGKYAQSSHYEELDRSVGIDTAGLISCHDGGTPRSANASSLRSMQGNMTSAEKVTKNIAERKRKGPSDTHSSLGGSRRDQEIYDTMAETMFEMVATLKSRAVAITPSDDKFTITNCIRALDEIQDIDDRLYFAALDLFEDASLREIFISLKGNKIRLTWLQGKCGKPTNS
- the LOC132189736 gene encoding endoglucanase 10 produces the protein MGEKSGSSKGWCGWFLVLVILAVVVAAVVVTIKKKTSHSDKAPPVPGPPGATVKKYSDALKVSMQFFDVQKSGKLVDNPISWRGDSALRDGREAKLDLSKGMYDAGDHMKFGFPMAFTATVLSWAILEYGDQMETVSQLEPAKDSLKWITDYLINAHPSDNVLYIQVGDAKADHSCWERPEVMTEKRPLTQINTSAPGTEVAAETAAAMASASLVFKKVDPSYSTTLLKHAQKLFTFADTYRVSYSLSIPEVQTYYNSTGFGDELLWAASWLYHATGDKSYLQYVAQDNGKAFAQFGSPTWFSWDNKLAGTQVLLSRLSFFGTKDISDSEKNGLQMYRKTAEAVMCGLLPDSPTATASRTDSGLVWVSQWNSLQHPVASAFLATLYSNYMLTSQTAKISCNGKSFSAADLRDFAKSQADYLLGGNPLKMSFLVGYGDKYPQFVHHRGASIPTNAKTGCTDGFKWLNSTEPNPNVAVGGLVGGPFLNETYVDSRNNSMQGEPTTYNSAVLVGLLSSLVTTSSVVQSFT